In Atopobium sp. oral taxon 416, the genomic stretch GACGGTAGGTGCCGTGCTGATGGCGCAGGGAAACTAGGAAATCGAAAAGCGGAAGTCATGGATGACCTCCGCTTATTTTAGGCTCTTCGAAACTTCTAGTGGGTAGCACGACAGCGCCGCATTGAGTTCGCAGGTCCCCAACGGCAGTATTTCCCCAACAGATGGTTCTTGTCGGGGAAGTCAAAGATGAATACGCAAGCAGGCATGCCAGCACAGCTCTTCGAGCGCTCGATGGAGCCTTGGAGAGGAGTGGAAGATCTGCGATGTCTGGTTTAAGGAGCGCAGGGACACACCCGATGAGCCCCACGTCAGGGTCGCCCACAAGAGAATCTAGGCTGTGGAGTGTCCCGTCTGCCACAGGAGCTGCACTACCTGTGGCACCCGCGAGAGGACCTTGTGGTACCTCGACATCTAACAATACGATACCATCGTGCACGGAGCAGTCCCCAGGGCAGACTGCCCTGGGAGGTGGCGTCCCTACTCCCACATCAGCGCCCTTTTCAAGGCCCAGCTGATCGCGATGGCGCTCTTTGGCATGAGCGTTACGGCGATAAGCCAAGCAGCTCAAGCAGCCCGACAGCCGCATCTAAACGATGCTCAGGTGCGCTGTCCTTGAGGCAGGCAGTCCTTAAAGACTACTTAGATGTCAGCAGGGTCAGCCTCGACAAAGAAAGGGTGGTAGCCATCATTGAGGAACCAGCTACGATATGGGCTAAGGCCTACTCCTGAGGGGTTGGCGAGAAGATGCCCAATGCCTCTCAAAGCGTCGAGCGCTTCTATGTGATGCAGCTCTTCTCAAGGGCCACAGACAAAGTGAGGTGCACAGAAAGGCGCAAGACAGACGGGAAGCGTCGTATGCTTACAGGGACCGACTACGTCTGGCTCAAGGGCGAGGAGAACCTGACAGAGCGCCACAGGGCCAGCAGCTCGACCCAAGAAGGAGCCACCTGTAGCGTGTGCTCCTGCCAGATGGCAAAAGGCCATGCACGTCTGTACGTCCCCAAAGCGTGCGTCTGACACCGCAGCTCCAGACAAGCACATCTTTTGGATCATGCACTCCAACGTGGAGTAGATGAAGACGCTGGCCAAGACCCTCAGAAAAAGAGCGCGAGGTGATCTTAAACTGGTGGGACAAAAAACTCCACCAACGCGATCCTAGAGGGTCTCAACTCTCCTGTCCAGAGTCCATCAAGCGGGCAGCAAGAGGCTTTAAGGACACGTCCTACTTTGAGACGATGATCTTGCTCAGGCTGGGAAAGCTCGACTTCTTAGCTCAGACATCCCTGGCCTGTGCTACCAACTACAAACGCGGAAGAGCCCGATTTTCCCGTCAACCACCGCTTCAAGGACTTTCCTCGGGTTACCGCCAAAGAAGGTTCCTGAGATGACCACGTTGGTGTCAATCACTATTCTCACGCGTGCCTCTTTGCTCTAACGGACTTGATAACGTCGTCTACGTCAGACTCCTGGTAGCCAACCGACTTGGTCCATGCCTGCGCCTCGTCCAGCCTGGCACGGAATTCCTCGGCGGTGGGCATCTGAATCCTCTTGAGCATGATGACATCACCAGAGGTGTATATGGCAAGTTTGTCGCCACTCTGAATCGAAAGCTCCTTGCGCAGCTTTGCAGGCAGCACAACTTGGCCTTTGGAAGAAACAGTAAGAACGTCTGCGCTCATGATAACTCCTTAGGTAAGAAATTCTTACATATAGTATACCCATCGCAGAACTGTCCAGTCATGAACGTGGAATTGTGAGTAGAAATGAGCCGAATGCGTCCTGTTCTACACCGCTGACGAGAGGTTGGATCAAGTATGCCGGTCGTCCGCTGACTTTAGGCCCCTGCCATCGCGACGGTCGAGGTGGCGCTCAAGCAGGCGGTGGCAAATAGCATGGGGACGATATGCCTCGCGTCGGAGGGACACGCGAAGGCCGAGTGCACGGGCGTACAGCCCGTGCAGCGGTAGACCACACCCGCCGAGGGGGGCTGTCTGCATCGCCGGTCCCGACCCAAACACACCGGCATTAGCAGCCCGAACGAATATATCCGCGCCCGATGTTCGGCGGGTCCCTCCCATTCCCTGGCGAGCACGCACAGGCGGTGCCGTTACGGGTCATGGTCCACCGTGACCTGCGAGAACCCCGCCTGTGCCAGGTAGTCGTGGAGCTGCCCTGCCGTGTAGATCTGCAGGCCGTCGATGATCTTCTTCCATTGTCATCGGAGGGGTCCGTGTCGTCCGACTTGTCCACGATGAGAAACGCTCTGCTGTCCACGAGCACGCGATACACCTCCGCAAAGCTCTCGACCGGACCCGGTCAGAAGTATACGGTCTCGAACGTCGTCGCTAGGTCGAGGGTGCCTCCCAACGGCAAGTGACTGACGTCTTCCTCCAGCAGCTCACAATGGCCCTCCGTCACGGAGGCCTGGTCGACCTGTGCAGTCTTTGCGAGTGATTCGGTGGAATAGTCGACGGCTACCAGGTGCGCGGCGGGGTACACCTGCAGCAGTTTTCCAACGTTGCAGCCACCTCCGCAACCCAGCTTGACGATGCTGCTGGCATGAATGCTACTCAAGTGGCCCATGCCCCAGTCCGGCACCTGGGCGTGCTTTCGGTTCATGCCGGCGAGTACGCTCCTGCCCAAGACACCTTCAGACTTGCATGTGTTGTTGAAGTACGTACGAAGAAGGCCCCATGGCGCCGCTTCCGATTGGTGTGCTGTTGTCAGTCTAGGCTAACTATCATTGTATACGAATGCGTGCCCGTGTCGTTCCGAAGGTCCCCGCGGCTTGTTCGGCCCTTTGGGTTAACCCCTGCATCGTCTGGTGCGGGGAAGCCTGCTACTCCTCGATATGCTCAGGCAGCCGAAGTAAAGAATGCAGTTTCCCTAGCGATGGCAAAGTACAACAATAAAATCCCATCTCTACAAATAGTGAAGGACTGCGAGAGGGTTAACTGTCGGCGAAGGAGGAACGCGGTTCTCGACGTCGTTGTCGAGACGGCGCGTGATGCAGGCGACTCCAGGTGAAAAATCGCGAAATTCCCTCTACTCGATGATGCTGGCACTAGTGAGAGCTCCTCGCGGCAATCGTCATGTATGTCTGTGTCTTTTCCATTTCTCGTTTCGTGGTCGGTCGTGAGCGTCACAGAACTCTCCTTGTTAGTGGTACATATCATTGACCTGCGCAAAGCGCATCTTCACATCGGTCTCGTGTGCGAGTCGTGAGAGCTGTTTTGCCTGTTCATGCGATGCGACAAAGAACATGTAGTCGTCGCTGTCAATATCAAAGTATCCCAAGGAAAGCCCACGCAGCGCCAGTTCGTGTTGCGTTATCGACTGCGTCCATGTCTCGGTGCTCCCGTTGGGTATCGTGCGGTTAAGCTTGCGCTCGACCTTATCCCCACGCGACACCTAAATCTTCCACATGATGCAGATGGGCAAGGCCTGGGATCAGCTCGTCCAGCTCCACCTTCCAGTTGAGTTCGCAGACATAGTCGGCATCGTACAGCATGTCGATAAGCATGATAATCAAGCTGCCATCGATTTTGTATAGTTCGGCCTTATCGCTATCGACTCCAATCATGCCGCACTCGTAGAGCTCATCTTCGTATCTGGCTATGAATTCCTCAGGGGTGTCGAAGTACAGCTTGAGATCGGACGCGACCCGCTCGTCTTCTCCCGAGATGAGACGCGCCATGCCCATGAAGCGCTCCTTGAAAAACGCACGGCAGTCACGCTCGATATCGGCGTAC encodes the following:
- a CDS encoding class I SAM-dependent methyltransferase; the encoded protein is MGRSVLAGMNRKHAQVPDWGMGHLSSIHASSIVKLGCGGGCNVGKLLQVYPAAHLVAVDYSTESLAKTAQVDQASVTEGHCELLEEDVSHLPLGGTLDLATTFETVYF
- a CDS encoding AbrB/MazE/SpoVT family DNA-binding domain-containing protein; the protein is MSADVLTVSSKGQVVLPAKLRKELSIQSGDKLAIYTSGDVIMLKRIQMPTAEEFRARLDEAQAWTKSVGYQESDVDDVIKSVRAKRHA
- a CDS encoding transposase, with product MPNASQSVERFYVMQLFSRATDKVRCTERRKTDGKRRMLTGTDYVWLKGEENLTERHRASSSTQEGATCSVCSCQMAKGHARLYVPKACV